aatcgAAAACCATAGCAAATCCTCAATTAAAACCTTAAAACTTTGTTTGTACAGACGTATTATTGGCTTCGATCCACCAAGTTGGAAGACACAGCAAATGATGAGCCATTTAAATTTAAGCCGAAAGAATTCAGAAGTCTCCAAAACATGCAAATGTTtgcaaaaagaaacaatcagatgtaataaaaagagTAACTGCTATAATTGGAATGGAATAGCTGCTCTAGAAACGTATACAACTGAATGTCATATTCAAATACCTGATAAAGAGGCAACAATAACCGTCGgctcaaattttgaagttgaccatttcttgaaaatttcTGTCGGGAATAAATTATGGTAAggattaaaatttaattaagaTATATACTAATACTTCAAGGACACTTAATCGAGTAGAAATACcgttcaaaattatttcgGCCAATTCCCTTTCGTTAGAGCAAGAGaatgtatttttaaatctaGAAAAACTAACGAATAAAGCCTCACCACATGGGCTTCCTATATCTGTGCGATTAGGAAATAGTTTATCATATGACGCATTGTCAGCGGCTAGGCGTATGAGAAATACtcgttattttttatattcctGAAGCAGAAATGAAGTTGATAAATCCAAAGGCAAATGAATGATTGAACATTACatagtttttttgaagcatcCATTTAAACTTACCGCGTACAGAAAAGTATCTCAAGAAATACCTTTATTGAGATACAAAATGTTATTTAATATCACTCAATATTCCATAAATAGAGCAACATAAGGacataaattaaatataactTTTCGTGAACATAAAGGgaaagaataaagaaaagaaggcTATACTTTCCTCACAGATTGTAAAATGGGATCCTTTTCGCTTATTACTTCAATTTTGGCATCTctaaaatcttttattgCTTGATTGTGACTCTCAGTCGAAGATCCTTTCACAGCCTCTGATATAATATAGGTATTATACCAATGTCTTGCATGCAAGGCAGTTTCCTTGACACATATATCCGTGGCCACTCCTGCGATGAATACATCCGTAATCCCCTTTTTGTCAAGGATGGCTTTTAGTCCGTTGTCTCTTCCAATAGCATCGTAAAATCCTGAATAAGACTCAACCAGTCGGTCAGAGCCCTTGGGAATAACGAATTCAATACGATCCCCATTCAAGGAATCTGGGAATTCACACCCCGGAGTGTTTTCGACACAATGACTATTCCATAATGTTTGCTTGTATACATGACCATAAGCCTCTATATTCACAACGGTACCAGAAGGTTTTG
This region of Schizosaccharomyces pombe strain 972h- genome assembly, chromosome: II genomic DNA includes:
- the pnc1 gene encoding nicotinamidase Pnc1; the protein is MSFHPALIIVDVQNDFVHPVYISSGESALEVVPVINRLLENDYKWDTVIATKDVHPKDHLSFTTSHSSTPKPSGTVVNIEAYGHVYKQTLWNSHCVENTPGCEFPDSLNGDRIEFVIPKGSDRLVESYSGFYDAIGRDNGLKAILDKKGITDVFIAGVATDICVKETALHARHWYNTYIISEAVKGSSTESHNQAIKDFRDAKIEVISEKDPILQSVRKV